In one window of Mytilus trossulus isolate FHL-02 chromosome 7, PNRI_Mtr1.1.1.hap1, whole genome shotgun sequence DNA:
- the LOC134724815 gene encoding serine/threonine-protein kinase LMTK2-like isoform X2: MIDIAVLAGVAIVISSVVMVFGCVCHLFKRGSGFTTFENDLEGGFGNTVFSQDTSDISQVTFETIPDILAKTVTATALRPRISCTNTEIQKQSAKRVASFKAFPRSHLTYIKEMGVGWFGQVLVSEAYNMVTSSRSTRVVVKMMKDDANSTEQQLFLQDLSVYREMDHPNVLKLLGQCTEASPFLTIVEYASMGDLKSYLRKERQIVKTMKDGIVRMQFLTDMASGLQCLHVNGYLHHDFACRNCVVMSNMTVKIGDYGVAEDHFREDYYDNGQDLLPIRWMAPESISLTNSIWQVTEFTKQSNMWSFGVAMFEVTEYGHQPYKDLTDEMVLQNMIKAYPTSLELPHTDDPIKSQLYQMMQLCWQDSSHRPQIEEIHAQLQKIQSEKEAADEAEFERKWAKMSTREARVVKVEVHASDISGIKHNVVDDICAADFNSNSLPTHINADEKGDNFNCEIVSGSIGHDSPISTPNRPTVHRSTSTPVGSNKDSNKVSNSQPSTPLSSVKVTNKVTRSQPTTPQVFAKDVNKDSYSQINTSKVSLDDRNNVRNSQSTTDEVKSRNSAQTLTNKYQTDIRPQLATNNDQALISTDKEPVKLNNSIPDICLNGTKIEDSPSSDSSFCETQLDLTVDKESKNSQSVIPGGMDRSEEKKHKNENSVSFANNEVTNSRDPSGQFNSVDSIIDFEEKYGETPNSVHKKDILDNLPKSDNVEDIYSETNDKSDNIDDLSDENEEDEAEKLRLLKLTLSGVLLSTDVKSSVDENSGISSPTSDDMDIAREIYISKGMSAPPSKYTSTRSLNTILEDELLCEDEPQTKAFSNELKFVEPSEEYNMSDSFIDSFEWDDYIGDELVGRVRSSDISPRESIDFPDWTMEQDSSSQDSEIHNDSKNDANRSGKSGRKINASNLSDSEVKNSPLGALASSKSPKSPLGALASTKSPKSPLGAAAHSYVKHILSNRSSNTNKNVSFYSFSHNTDQDQEHGTSTTPQYNPMDEWEI, from the exons ATGATAGACATAGCTGTACTGGCGGGAGTGGCTATTGTCATTTCCTCTGTTGTGATGGTATTTGGATGTGTTTGTCATCTGTTTAAGAGAGGATCAGGATTCACA acatttgaaaatgatttgGAGGGTGGCTTTGGAAACACAGTCTTTTCCCAAGATACCTCTGATATATCACAAGTTACATTTGAGACCATCCCAGATATACTAGCCAAGACAGTCACTGCTACAGCATTGAGGCCTAGAATATCCTGTAccaatacagaaatacagaaacAAAGTGCCAAACGAGTCG catCCTTTAAAGCTTTTCCCAGGAGTCATCTGACCTACATAAAAGAAATGGGTGTTGGTTGGTTTGGTCAG GTCCTTGTAAGTGAAGCCTACAACATGGTGACAAGTAGTAGGAGTACACGTGTTGTTGTTAAAATGATGAAGGATGATGCCAACTCTACAGAACAACAACTATTCCTTCAGGATCTCTCAGTCTACAG AGAGATGGACCATCCCAATGTGTTGAAGTTACTAGGACAGTGTACAGAAGCCTCTCCTTTCTTAACTATTGTTGAGTATGCTAGCATG gGAGATCTGAAGAGTTACCTGAGAAAAGAACGACAGATTGTAAAAACGATGAAGGATGGTATAGTGAGGATGCAGTTCTTAACAGACATGGCGTCAGGACTGCAATGTCTACATGTCAATGGATATCTTCATCA tgatTTTGCTTGTCGTAATTGTGTGGTGATGTCAAATATGACTGTAAAGATAGGGGATTATGGTGTAGCTGAAGACCACTTTAGG GAGGATTATTATGACAATGGCCAGGACCTTTTACCAATCAGATGGATGGCTCCAGAGAGTATATCTTTAACTAATTCTATTTGGCAAGTTACTGAGTTCACTAAACAGTCAAATATGTG GAGTTTTGGAGTAGCCATGTTTGAAGTAACAGAATATGGACACCAACCCTATAAAGATCTCACAGATGAAATGGTCCTACAGAATATGATTAAAGCTTATCCAACAAGTTTAGAGCTACCCCACACAGACGATCCTATTAAATCTCAATT GTACCAGATGATGCAGCTGTGTTGGCAGGACTCGTCACATCGTCCACAGATAGAGGAGATTCATGCTCAGCTTCAGAAGATTCAATCTGAAAAAGAGGCTGCAGATGAAGCAGAGTTTGAGAGGAAGTGGGCCAAAATGTCCACACGGGAAGCTAGAGTTGTTAAAGTTGAAGTTCATGCCAGTGATATTTCGggaataaaacataatgttgtCGATGACATTTGTGCAGCagattttaattccaattcCTTGCCTACTCACATCAATGCTGAtgaaaagggagacaactttaATTGTGAAATTGTCAGTGGAAGTATAGGTCATGACAGTCCTATTAGTACTCCTAACAGACCTACTGTCCATCGGTCTACCAGTACACCTGTAGGGTCAAATAAAGATTCAAACAAAGTCAGTAATTCTCAGCCTAGTACTCCTTTATCGTCAGTAAAAGTTACGAACAAAGTCACTAGATCTCAAC CTACTACTCCTCAAGTGTTCGccaaagatgtaaataaagACAGTTATTCTCAGATCAATACATCTAAAGTTTCATTGGATGACAGGAACAATGTCAGAAATTCTCAGTCCACCACAGATGAGGTCAAATCTAGAAATAGTGCTCAAACCCTTACAAACAAGTACCAAACTGATATTAGACCTCAGCTAGCTACAAACAATGACCAAGCCCTTATTTCTACTGACAAGGAACCAGTAAAGCTTAATAACAGTATACCGGACATATGTTTAAATGGTACAAAAATAGAGGACAGTCCTAGTTCAGACAGTAGCTTTTGTGAGACACAATTAGATTTAACAGTAGATAAAGAAAGTAAAAATTCACAAAGTGTCATTCCCGGAGGTATGGATAGAAGTGaagagaaaaaacataaaaacgaGAATAGCGTTAGTTTTGCTAATAATGAAGTTACAAATTCACGAGATCCTTCAGGACAATTTAATAGTGTTGatagtattatagattttgaagaaaaatatggTGAAACTCCTAATAGTGttcataaaaaagatatattagaTAACTTGCCAAAGAGTGACAATGTTGAAGATATCTATTCtgaaacaaatgataaatcaGACAATATTGACGATTTGTCAGATGAGAATGAAGAGGATGAGGCTGAGAAACTAAGACTGTTAAAGCTAACTCTATCTGGTGTTTTATTATCGACAGACGTTAAAAGTTCCGTAgatgaaaatagtggaatatcTAGTCCAACATCAGACGACATGGATATTGCACGTGAAATTTACATTTCAAAGGGCATGTCTGCTCCTCCATCTAAATATACATCAACTCGTAGTCTAAATACAATTCTGGAAGATGAACTTCTTTGTGAGGATGAACCTCAGACTAAAGCCTTCTCAAACGAACTAAAGTTTGTTGAACCTTCAGAGGAATACAATATGTCTGATTCTTTCATAGACAGTTTTGAATGGGATGACTACATTGGAGATGAACTAGTGGGCCGGGTCCGTAGTAGTGACATATCTCCAAGAGAGTCCATTGATTTCCCAGATTGGACAATGGAACAAGACTCCTCTAGTCAAGACAGTGAAATTCATAATGACTCCAAAAACGATGCTAATCGGAGTGGAAAATCAGGAAGAAAAATTAATGCTTCTAACTTGTCAGACTCTGAGGTAAAGAACAGTCCACTTGGAGCTTTGGCTTCTTCTAAAAGTCCAAAGAGTCCGCTTGGAGCTCTAGCTTCTACTAAAAGTCCAAAGAGTCCGCTTGGAGCTGCTGCGCATTCTTATGTAAAACATATCCTCTCTAATCGTTCATCTAACACTAATAAGAATGTATCTTTCTACTCCTTCTCTCATAATACTGACCAGGACCAGGAGCATGGTACCAGTACTACTCCCCAATATAACCCTATGGATGAATGGGAAATATGA
- the LOC134724815 gene encoding serine/threonine-protein kinase LMTK2-like isoform X1, with product MIDIAVLAGVAIVISSVVMVFGCVCHLFKRGSGFTTFENDLEGGFGNTVFSQDTSDISQVTFETIPDILAKTVTATALRPRISCTNTEIQKQSAKRVASFKAFPRSHLTYIKEMGVGWFGQVLVSEAYNMVTSSRSTRVVVKMMKDDANSTEQQLFLQDLSVYREMDHPNVLKLLGQCTEASPFLTIVEYASMGDLKSYLRKERQIVKTMKDGIVRMQFLTDMASGLQCLHVNGYLHHDFACRNCVVMSNMTVKIGDYGVAEDHFREDYYDNGQDLLPIRWMAPESISLTNSIWQVTEFTKQSNMWSFGVAMFEVTEYGHQPYKDLTDEMVLQNMIKAYPTSLELPHTDDPIKSQLYQMMQLCWQDSSHRPQIEEIHAQLQKIQSEKEAADEAEFERKWAKMSTREARVVKVEVHASDISGIKHNVVDDICAADFNSNSLPTHINADEKGDNFNCEIVSGSIGHDSPISTPNRPTVHRSTSTPVGSNKDSNKVSNSQPSTPLSSVKVTNKVTRSQPSTPQVSDKDKNKVARSQPTTPQVFAKDVNKDSYSQINTSKVSLDDRNNVRNSQSTTDEVKSRNSAQTLTNKYQTDIRPQLATNNDQALISTDKEPVKLNNSIPDICLNGTKIEDSPSSDSSFCETQLDLTVDKESKNSQSVIPGGMDRSEEKKHKNENSVSFANNEVTNSRDPSGQFNSVDSIIDFEEKYGETPNSVHKKDILDNLPKSDNVEDIYSETNDKSDNIDDLSDENEEDEAEKLRLLKLTLSGVLLSTDVKSSVDENSGISSPTSDDMDIAREIYISKGMSAPPSKYTSTRSLNTILEDELLCEDEPQTKAFSNELKFVEPSEEYNMSDSFIDSFEWDDYIGDELVGRVRSSDISPRESIDFPDWTMEQDSSSQDSEIHNDSKNDANRSGKSGRKINASNLSDSEVKNSPLGALASSKSPKSPLGALASTKSPKSPLGAAAHSYVKHILSNRSSNTNKNVSFYSFSHNTDQDQEHGTSTTPQYNPMDEWEI from the exons ATGATAGACATAGCTGTACTGGCGGGAGTGGCTATTGTCATTTCCTCTGTTGTGATGGTATTTGGATGTGTTTGTCATCTGTTTAAGAGAGGATCAGGATTCACA acatttgaaaatgatttgGAGGGTGGCTTTGGAAACACAGTCTTTTCCCAAGATACCTCTGATATATCACAAGTTACATTTGAGACCATCCCAGATATACTAGCCAAGACAGTCACTGCTACAGCATTGAGGCCTAGAATATCCTGTAccaatacagaaatacagaaacAAAGTGCCAAACGAGTCG catCCTTTAAAGCTTTTCCCAGGAGTCATCTGACCTACATAAAAGAAATGGGTGTTGGTTGGTTTGGTCAG GTCCTTGTAAGTGAAGCCTACAACATGGTGACAAGTAGTAGGAGTACACGTGTTGTTGTTAAAATGATGAAGGATGATGCCAACTCTACAGAACAACAACTATTCCTTCAGGATCTCTCAGTCTACAG AGAGATGGACCATCCCAATGTGTTGAAGTTACTAGGACAGTGTACAGAAGCCTCTCCTTTCTTAACTATTGTTGAGTATGCTAGCATG gGAGATCTGAAGAGTTACCTGAGAAAAGAACGACAGATTGTAAAAACGATGAAGGATGGTATAGTGAGGATGCAGTTCTTAACAGACATGGCGTCAGGACTGCAATGTCTACATGTCAATGGATATCTTCATCA tgatTTTGCTTGTCGTAATTGTGTGGTGATGTCAAATATGACTGTAAAGATAGGGGATTATGGTGTAGCTGAAGACCACTTTAGG GAGGATTATTATGACAATGGCCAGGACCTTTTACCAATCAGATGGATGGCTCCAGAGAGTATATCTTTAACTAATTCTATTTGGCAAGTTACTGAGTTCACTAAACAGTCAAATATGTG GAGTTTTGGAGTAGCCATGTTTGAAGTAACAGAATATGGACACCAACCCTATAAAGATCTCACAGATGAAATGGTCCTACAGAATATGATTAAAGCTTATCCAACAAGTTTAGAGCTACCCCACACAGACGATCCTATTAAATCTCAATT GTACCAGATGATGCAGCTGTGTTGGCAGGACTCGTCACATCGTCCACAGATAGAGGAGATTCATGCTCAGCTTCAGAAGATTCAATCTGAAAAAGAGGCTGCAGATGAAGCAGAGTTTGAGAGGAAGTGGGCCAAAATGTCCACACGGGAAGCTAGAGTTGTTAAAGTTGAAGTTCATGCCAGTGATATTTCGggaataaaacataatgttgtCGATGACATTTGTGCAGCagattttaattccaattcCTTGCCTACTCACATCAATGCTGAtgaaaagggagacaactttaATTGTGAAATTGTCAGTGGAAGTATAGGTCATGACAGTCCTATTAGTACTCCTAACAGACCTACTGTCCATCGGTCTACCAGTACACCTGTAGGGTCAAATAAAGATTCAAACAAAGTCAGTAATTCTCAGCCTAGTACTCCTTTATCGTCAGTAAAAGTTACGAACAAAGTCACTAGATCTCAACCTAGTACTCCTCAAGTGTCAGACAAGGATAAAAACAAAGTCGCTAGATCTCAACCTACTACTCCTCAAGTGTTCGccaaagatgtaaataaagACAGTTATTCTCAGATCAATACATCTAAAGTTTCATTGGATGACAGGAACAATGTCAGAAATTCTCAGTCCACCACAGATGAGGTCAAATCTAGAAATAGTGCTCAAACCCTTACAAACAAGTACCAAACTGATATTAGACCTCAGCTAGCTACAAACAATGACCAAGCCCTTATTTCTACTGACAAGGAACCAGTAAAGCTTAATAACAGTATACCGGACATATGTTTAAATGGTACAAAAATAGAGGACAGTCCTAGTTCAGACAGTAGCTTTTGTGAGACACAATTAGATTTAACAGTAGATAAAGAAAGTAAAAATTCACAAAGTGTCATTCCCGGAGGTATGGATAGAAGTGaagagaaaaaacataaaaacgaGAATAGCGTTAGTTTTGCTAATAATGAAGTTACAAATTCACGAGATCCTTCAGGACAATTTAATAGTGTTGatagtattatagattttgaagaaaaatatggTGAAACTCCTAATAGTGttcataaaaaagatatattagaTAACTTGCCAAAGAGTGACAATGTTGAAGATATCTATTCtgaaacaaatgataaatcaGACAATATTGACGATTTGTCAGATGAGAATGAAGAGGATGAGGCTGAGAAACTAAGACTGTTAAAGCTAACTCTATCTGGTGTTTTATTATCGACAGACGTTAAAAGTTCCGTAgatgaaaatagtggaatatcTAGTCCAACATCAGACGACATGGATATTGCACGTGAAATTTACATTTCAAAGGGCATGTCTGCTCCTCCATCTAAATATACATCAACTCGTAGTCTAAATACAATTCTGGAAGATGAACTTCTTTGTGAGGATGAACCTCAGACTAAAGCCTTCTCAAACGAACTAAAGTTTGTTGAACCTTCAGAGGAATACAATATGTCTGATTCTTTCATAGACAGTTTTGAATGGGATGACTACATTGGAGATGAACTAGTGGGCCGGGTCCGTAGTAGTGACATATCTCCAAGAGAGTCCATTGATTTCCCAGATTGGACAATGGAACAAGACTCCTCTAGTCAAGACAGTGAAATTCATAATGACTCCAAAAACGATGCTAATCGGAGTGGAAAATCAGGAAGAAAAATTAATGCTTCTAACTTGTCAGACTCTGAGGTAAAGAACAGTCCACTTGGAGCTTTGGCTTCTTCTAAAAGTCCAAAGAGTCCGCTTGGAGCTCTAGCTTCTACTAAAAGTCCAAAGAGTCCGCTTGGAGCTGCTGCGCATTCTTATGTAAAACATATCCTCTCTAATCGTTCATCTAACACTAATAAGAATGTATCTTTCTACTCCTTCTCTCATAATACTGACCAGGACCAGGAGCATGGTACCAGTACTACTCCCCAATATAACCCTATGGATGAATGGGAAATATGA
- the LOC134724815 gene encoding serine/threonine-protein kinase LMTK2-like isoform X3 gives MIDIAVLAGVAIVISSVVMVFGCVCHLFKRGSGFTTFENDLEGGFGNTVFSQDTSDISQVTFETIPDILAKTVTATALRPRISCTNTEIQKQSAKRVASFKAFPRSHLTYIKEMGVGWFGQVLVSEAYNMVTSSRSTRVVVKMMKDDANSTEQQLFLQDLSVYREMDHPNVLKLLGQCTEASPFLTIVEYASMGDLKSYLRKERQIVKTMKDGIVRMQFLTDMASGLQCLHVNGYLHHDFACRNCVVMSNMTVKIGDYGVAEDHFREDYYDNGQDLLPIRWMAPESISLTNSIWQVTEFTKQSNMWSFGVAMFEVTEYGHQPYKDLTDEMVLQNMIKAYPTSLELPHTDDPIKSQLYQMMQLCWQDSSHRPQIEEIHAQLQKIQSEKEAADEAEFERKWAKMSTREARVVKVEVHASDISGIKHNVVDDICAADFNSNSLPTHINADEKGDNFNCEIVSGSIGHDSPISTPNRPTVHRSTSTPVGSNKDSNKVSNSQPSTPLSSVKVTNKVTRSQPSTPQVSDKDKNKVARSQPTTPQVFAKDVNKDSYSQINTSKVSLDDRNNVRNSQSTTDEVKSRNSAQTLTNKYQTDIRPQLATNNDQALISTDKEPVKLNNSIPDICLNGTKIEDSPSSDSSFCETQLDLTVDKESKNSQSVIPGGMDRSEEKKHKNENSVSFANNEVTNSRDPSGQFNSVDSIIDFEEKYGETPNSVHKKDILDNLPKSDNVEDIYSETNDKSDNIDDLSDENEEDEAEKLRLLKLTLSGVLLSTDVKSSVDENSGISSPTSDDMDIAREIYISKGMSAPPSKYTSTRSLNTILEDELLCEDEPQTKAFSNELKFVEPSEEYNMSDSFIDSFEWDDYIGDELVGRVRSSDISPRESIDFPDWTMEQDSSSQDSEIHNDSKNDANRSGKSGRKINASNLSDSEDSDEDTTLLDTDKTLTEDGVEKE, from the exons ATGATAGACATAGCTGTACTGGCGGGAGTGGCTATTGTCATTTCCTCTGTTGTGATGGTATTTGGATGTGTTTGTCATCTGTTTAAGAGAGGATCAGGATTCACA acatttgaaaatgatttgGAGGGTGGCTTTGGAAACACAGTCTTTTCCCAAGATACCTCTGATATATCACAAGTTACATTTGAGACCATCCCAGATATACTAGCCAAGACAGTCACTGCTACAGCATTGAGGCCTAGAATATCCTGTAccaatacagaaatacagaaacAAAGTGCCAAACGAGTCG catCCTTTAAAGCTTTTCCCAGGAGTCATCTGACCTACATAAAAGAAATGGGTGTTGGTTGGTTTGGTCAG GTCCTTGTAAGTGAAGCCTACAACATGGTGACAAGTAGTAGGAGTACACGTGTTGTTGTTAAAATGATGAAGGATGATGCCAACTCTACAGAACAACAACTATTCCTTCAGGATCTCTCAGTCTACAG AGAGATGGACCATCCCAATGTGTTGAAGTTACTAGGACAGTGTACAGAAGCCTCTCCTTTCTTAACTATTGTTGAGTATGCTAGCATG gGAGATCTGAAGAGTTACCTGAGAAAAGAACGACAGATTGTAAAAACGATGAAGGATGGTATAGTGAGGATGCAGTTCTTAACAGACATGGCGTCAGGACTGCAATGTCTACATGTCAATGGATATCTTCATCA tgatTTTGCTTGTCGTAATTGTGTGGTGATGTCAAATATGACTGTAAAGATAGGGGATTATGGTGTAGCTGAAGACCACTTTAGG GAGGATTATTATGACAATGGCCAGGACCTTTTACCAATCAGATGGATGGCTCCAGAGAGTATATCTTTAACTAATTCTATTTGGCAAGTTACTGAGTTCACTAAACAGTCAAATATGTG GAGTTTTGGAGTAGCCATGTTTGAAGTAACAGAATATGGACACCAACCCTATAAAGATCTCACAGATGAAATGGTCCTACAGAATATGATTAAAGCTTATCCAACAAGTTTAGAGCTACCCCACACAGACGATCCTATTAAATCTCAATT GTACCAGATGATGCAGCTGTGTTGGCAGGACTCGTCACATCGTCCACAGATAGAGGAGATTCATGCTCAGCTTCAGAAGATTCAATCTGAAAAAGAGGCTGCAGATGAAGCAGAGTTTGAGAGGAAGTGGGCCAAAATGTCCACACGGGAAGCTAGAGTTGTTAAAGTTGAAGTTCATGCCAGTGATATTTCGggaataaaacataatgttgtCGATGACATTTGTGCAGCagattttaattccaattcCTTGCCTACTCACATCAATGCTGAtgaaaagggagacaactttaATTGTGAAATTGTCAGTGGAAGTATAGGTCATGACAGTCCTATTAGTACTCCTAACAGACCTACTGTCCATCGGTCTACCAGTACACCTGTAGGGTCAAATAAAGATTCAAACAAAGTCAGTAATTCTCAGCCTAGTACTCCTTTATCGTCAGTAAAAGTTACGAACAAAGTCACTAGATCTCAACCTAGTACTCCTCAAGTGTCAGACAAGGATAAAAACAAAGTCGCTAGATCTCAACCTACTACTCCTCAAGTGTTCGccaaagatgtaaataaagACAGTTATTCTCAGATCAATACATCTAAAGTTTCATTGGATGACAGGAACAATGTCAGAAATTCTCAGTCCACCACAGATGAGGTCAAATCTAGAAATAGTGCTCAAACCCTTACAAACAAGTACCAAACTGATATTAGACCTCAGCTAGCTACAAACAATGACCAAGCCCTTATTTCTACTGACAAGGAACCAGTAAAGCTTAATAACAGTATACCGGACATATGTTTAAATGGTACAAAAATAGAGGACAGTCCTAGTTCAGACAGTAGCTTTTGTGAGACACAATTAGATTTAACAGTAGATAAAGAAAGTAAAAATTCACAAAGTGTCATTCCCGGAGGTATGGATAGAAGTGaagagaaaaaacataaaaacgaGAATAGCGTTAGTTTTGCTAATAATGAAGTTACAAATTCACGAGATCCTTCAGGACAATTTAATAGTGTTGatagtattatagattttgaagaaaaatatggTGAAACTCCTAATAGTGttcataaaaaagatatattagaTAACTTGCCAAAGAGTGACAATGTTGAAGATATCTATTCtgaaacaaatgataaatcaGACAATATTGACGATTTGTCAGATGAGAATGAAGAGGATGAGGCTGAGAAACTAAGACTGTTAAAGCTAACTCTATCTGGTGTTTTATTATCGACAGACGTTAAAAGTTCCGTAgatgaaaatagtggaatatcTAGTCCAACATCAGACGACATGGATATTGCACGTGAAATTTACATTTCAAAGGGCATGTCTGCTCCTCCATCTAAATATACATCAACTCGTAGTCTAAATACAATTCTGGAAGATGAACTTCTTTGTGAGGATGAACCTCAGACTAAAGCCTTCTCAAACGAACTAAAGTTTGTTGAACCTTCAGAGGAATACAATATGTCTGATTCTTTCATAGACAGTTTTGAATGGGATGACTACATTGGAGATGAACTAGTGGGCCGGGTCCGTAGTAGTGACATATCTCCAAGAGAGTCCATTGATTTCCCAGATTGGACAATGGAACAAGACTCCTCTAGTCAAGACAGTGAAATTCATAATGACTCCAAAAACGATGCTAATCGGAGTGGAAAATCAGGAAGAAAAATTAATGCTTCTAACTTGTCAGACTCTGAG